From Aspergillus luchuensis IFO 4308 DNA, chromosome 2, nearly complete sequence:
TCGGTCATGTCCGTGGATTGACTTTGTGGCTATGCTGTTGTTCTTGCTTTTATTTTACCTAGGGATTTGTGTCATATCATAGAGAGCCATGAGAGTTGGTTTGATATTCTTCTGGTTTACGAACGCTGTTTTCTGGTGTCCTGGTTAGTTGGGTTTGATACGGTAGTGGTACCTTCTAAGCTTCGAGCTTTAACCTTGTGGTTAATCCTATTCCTCAGAGCTGAGGCTGGTGGTGATTGGCTGGTTGGTGGCTCCGAGTGTTCCTTGTTTTTTGCTGGTGTTATTGCTGCTTGTTGTTTAGGTCGTCGTTCGGTAGGGCGAATTCTGAGCAAGACCAGGTAGGTCGGTAGATAAGACGGTTCCCTCTTATACAAGCTATATCTCTCCATCATGGGATCCACTATCAGGTGGCAATCACCGATAGGTTTCCCTAATGCCGTCTCCAAACATAACCTAGTACACTCCTTGTCTTTCACATACCCTAGTAAATCATTGTTGTGTCGAAATTCTGCGATACTCTCCCATAGCTTTACCATTGTTAGTATCTCGAGTAGCCTATATGATTCCGTACACCCTCTTCCGCAGGAAATATCTGCACCCTATGGAATCTCGTTCGGCGTCTTCTCGACGGTTTCAGAGCGATCCGTGATCAGCGTGCCTATTTAGTACGTTGCGGCGCAGGGGTGATTCCATGTTAGAGGTAAGAGATCTCGAGGCTTTGTGTATCTTGGAGGGGCGGTGTTGGTAGGTATAGcctatttatttactttgtCCTGTCagttataataatccagCGTCTATTGCTTCCGTAGTGGATATTGGGGCAATGGGGTAGATAGGTGGCAGTAACACACCGAATCCACTCCAGACGCGAGTGCATGATTCTGCGATCTGGCGTTATGGCTTTTGCAACGAACTGGCTTGATGTCCTCTGGTGTATGCGACACGAGCAAAGAACGTAGGATGAGGTATCATTGATGGATTGAGATGCTAGAAGAATAAGCCGCTTGAATTCATGGCATGAAGGTGTTCTATGGATGACTGCTAAGAACAAACACTGTGGCAGCGCCCGCACCAATAGTAGTATGCTCAGCAGCAAGTGTGTAGATATCCATTGTGTAAATGGGGGTGCTTGATGATCCTTTAAGGATGGTGGtagagaaggggagaaggtgagATCATCGAAGACCGGTGGGTGTTTGCATTGTTTGGTCGTTCGGCGGAGGCGGTCCACTTGATGCCTGAGGAGTCAACgccatcctccccttctctctctctctctctctctctctagtGACAAATATAATCCTCTACTCCTTACTCCATGCCTTCTGCTCTCATTGTCACACTAGGATATGGCATTGCATCAAGAAGTATACCTTGATCCATATTAAATGGAGAGTAGCAGACTTAGTAGCCATATTGCTACAACGACTGTCGCAGCGACCGGCAAGGTATCTTGCCTGAGTTGATCCATCTGATTAGCCTTGGTCACCACGAGCAGCTAATCTGAGGGCCGAATGATACTCAGTAAACAATGATCGACAGGCGCGTCCCACTCGATTGATGGCATCCATTCTTTGGTCCAGTCGCTAAAGTGGAGCAAAACTAGCCAACTCAAACTGAGCTTAACATGGAACAATAGCATTGGGCAGCTACACTCTCTAGTACACTTAATGGGAAGCGGACCATTAGCACACAGCGTTTTGGGGACAACCAGACATCCCATATTAATGTCTTGATCAGGGGTGATACTTGTCGACCTCCCTTAATAGCCGACAGGATGACATTTTGAGTGTCATTTGACAGCTACAGCTACAGGAGGCATAATCCCTAGCACATGCGCATGCAGAGTAATACcccaatatatataagagaacagggagaagaaaggcTGCGCATCAAGTACATCCTTTCGATGTCTAGCTGATGCCAACTTGAAGCATGTTCAAAGTAATTTCGACAGCTCGAAAGTAGACTGTCTTCGCCACGACTGCGCCATATGACCATACTTCTGAGACAGACAAGACTGGGCACCTCTTCCCAGGCAGGCTTGGCCGCCCTGTCGTGATATCACTACAAAGACGGTTAACCTGATTACGCACTTGCACCGGAAGGCGGCCTGGTGCAGATGCAAGGCAGAGTGGCGTTGGCCGACCTTGCCAATGTGAGTAGGCCAAGAGCTGAAGCAATCCTTTCGGAGTTCTCTGAAAGGGCAAATCAGGGCTGTCGTGATT
This genomic window contains:
- a CDS encoding uncharacterized protein (antiSMASH:Cluster_2.7); the protein is MVKLWESIAEFRHNNDLLGYVKDKECTRLCLETALGKPIGDCHLIVDPMMERYSLYKREPSYLPTYLVLLRIRPTERRPKQQAAITPAKNKEHSEPPTSQSPPASALRNRINHKVKARSLEGTTTVSNPTNQDTRKQRS